In Ptychodera flava strain L36383 chromosome 17, AS_Pfla_20210202, whole genome shotgun sequence, one genomic interval encodes:
- the LOC139116584 gene encoding uncharacterized protein, with protein MVMIDKHEAGSINSLRPAGVCDPGLRALGRHKCGHGGRGGRPSSSYLSAGQSESYGKPHGTCKRGSGGGGSYGGAGGGALYIESNFVELEGIISANGEDATGSSSGGGAGGSIFIFTNLLLGGGRISAVGGRGGTNGGGGAGGRISIEHQFENLFTGQVFANGGRPGKYHVHDQGHQRLLESVCTLRQTGRSVT; from the exons ATGGTCATGATTGATAAACATGAAGCGGGATCCATAAACAGTCTACGTCCAGCTGGCGTCTGCGACCCGGGTCTACGAGCCCTCGGCCGTCACAAAT GTGGACATGGTGGTAGAGGCGGGCGACCGTCTTCCAGTTACCTTTCTGCCGGTCAGTCCGAAAGCTATGGAAAACCACATGGAACCTGTAAGAGAGGGAGTGGAGGTGGTGGTTCCTATGGTGGTGCTGGGGGTGGTGCCCTCTATATAGAAAGCAACTTCGTCGAGCTTGAAGGGATTATTTCGGCTAACGGAGAAGACGCAACCGGTTCTTCCAGTGGCGGTGGTGCCGGAGGAAGTATCTTTATCTTTACCAACCTGCTGTTGGGTGGTGGACGGATATCAGCTGTCGGAGGGCGTGGAGGGACAAATGGTGGCGGAGGGGCCGGTGGACGCATTTCTATTGAACACCAATTTGAAAACCTGTTCACGGGTCAGGTATTTGCTAATGGAGGAAGACCAGGTAAATATCATGTACATGATCAAGGTCACCAAAGGTTACTTGAGTCTGTGTGTACCCTACGtcagactggaagatccgtcacTTGA